The following coding sequences lie in one Apium graveolens cultivar Ventura chromosome 3, ASM990537v1, whole genome shotgun sequence genomic window:
- the LOC141713612 gene encoding transmembrane 9 superfamily member 11-like, whose product MAFYEEIKIWVLFICLVSQLGHGFYLPGSYPHKYVVGDPLSVKVNSITSVETEIPFGYYSLPFCKPEEGVKDSAENLGELLVGDRIENSPYRFKMNMNESEIFLCQTKPLSSEEFKLMKKRIDEMYQVIVILDNLPAIRYMKKDNFNLRWTGYPVGIKVQEKYYVFNHLKFTVLVHKYEETNVAGVMGTGDAAEMIPTVGNSGPGIPGYMVVRFEVVPCSFKHNAGSMKKLKTYGKYPSGIKCEPTTVAMAINENEPVAFSYEVSFVESDIKWPSRWDAYLKMEGAKVHWFSILNSLMVITFLAGIVLVIFLRTVRRDLTRYEELDKEAQAQMNEELSGWKLVVADVFRAPSNPTLLCVMVGDGVQILGMAVVTILFAALGFMSPASRGTLLTGMLFFYMFLGIAAGYVAVRLWRTIFCGNQKGWVSVSWRVACFFPGIAFFILTTLNFLLWGSHSTGAIPFSLFVVLILLWFCISVPLTLIGGYFGAKAPHIEYPVRTNQIPREIPAQNYPSWLLVLGAGTLPFGTLFIELFFIMSSIWMGRVYYVFGFLFVVLILLVVVCAEVSLVLTYMHLCVEDYKWWWKSFFASGSVAIYIFLYSINYLVFDLKSLNGPVSATLYLGYSLFMVLAIMLATGTVGFLSSFWFVHYLFSSVKLD is encoded by the coding sequence ATGGCATTTTATGAAGAAATTAAGATCTGGGTATTGTTTATCTGTTTGGTATCTCAATTGGGTCATGGCTTTTATCTTCCGGGGAGTTACCCTCATAAGTATGTTGTTGGTGATCCGTTATCGGTTAAGGTTAATTCGATTACTTCAGTCGAGACTGAGATTCCATTTGGTTATTATAGTCTGCCTTTCTGTAAGCCCGAGGAAGGTGTTAAGGACAGTGCGGAGAATTTAGGCGAGCTGTTGGTTGGTGATAGGATTGAGAATTCTCCGTATAGGTTTAAGATGAATATGAATGAGTCGGAGATTTTTTTATGTCAGACCAAGCCTTTGTCGAGTGAGGAGTTTAAGCTCATGAAAAAGAGGATTGATGAAATGTATCAAGTTATTGTGATTCTTGATAACTTGCCTGCTATTCGGTATATGAAGAAAGATAATTTTAACTTGAGGTGGACTGGATATCCGGTTGGGATCAAGGTTCAAGAAAAATATTATGTTTTTAATCATTTGAAGTTTACTGTTCTTGTGCATAAATACGAGGAGACCAATGTTGCTGGTGTTATGGGTACTGGTGATGCTGCTGAAATGATCCCTACTGTGGGAAACTCTGGACCAGGGATTCCAGGTTACATGGTTGTCAGATTCGAAGTGGTCCCGTGCAGTTTCAAGCATAATGCTGGGTCgatgaagaagttgaaaacttATGGTAAATACCCTTCTGGAATTAAGTGTGAACCTACTACTGTGGCAATGGCTATTAATGAGAATGAGCCAGTAGCCTTCAGCTATGAGGTCTCGTTTGTCGAGAGTGATATCAAGTGGCCATCTAGATGGGATGCTTATTTAAAGATGGAAGGAGCAAAAGTCCACTGGTTTTCCATTCTTAACTCTCTTATGGTGATCACATTCTTGGCTGGTATTGTCCTTGTGATTTTCTTAAGGACTGTCAGAAGGGATCTGACACGTTATGAGGAGCTTGACAAGGAGGCTCAAGCCCAAATGAATGAAGAGCTGTCAGGATGGAAGCTTGTTGTGGCTGATGTTTTCCGCGCTCCAAGCAATCCTACGTTGTTGTGTGTTATGGTAGGGGATGGAGTCCAGATTCTTGGAATGGCAGTCGTGACAATTTTGTTTGCAGCCCTTGGATTTATGTCCCCAGCTTCTCGAGGAACATTGCTCACAGGCATGCTATTTTTCTACATGTTTCTTGGAATTGCAGCTGGTTATGTTGCTGTCCGCCTGTGGAGGACAATCTTTTGTGGAAATCAAAAAGGGTGGGTCTCTGTTTCTTGGCGGGTTGCATGCTTCTTCCCTGGTATTGCCTTTTTTATTCTGACCACACTGAATTTCCTACTATGGGGTAGTCATAGCACGGGAGCCATTCCCTTTTCTCTCTTCGTAGTTCTCATTTTGCTCTGGTTTTGCATCTCTGTTCCCCTTACTTTAATTGGTGGTTATTTTGGAGCAAAGGCACCTCATATTGAATACCCAGTTCGTACAAACCAGATTCCCCGAGAAATTCCTGCTCAAAATTATCCATCCTGGTTGTTAGTTCTTGGAGCTGGCACCCTCCCATTTGGCACACTTTTCATTGAGCTTTTCTTCATCATGTCCAGTATTTGGATGGGCAGAGTGTATTACGTTTTTGGATTCCTTTTTGTTGTTCTGATCCTTCTTGTGGTGGTTTGCGCCGAAGTGTCACTGGTTCTGACCTACATGCACCTTTGTGTGGAGGACTATAAATGGTGGTGGAAGTCTTTCTTTGCTTCCGGTTCTGTTGCAATATACATCTTCTTGTACTCCATCAACTATCTTGTTTTTGACCTTAAGAGTTTGAATGGACCCGTCTCGGCAACTCTTTACTTGGGATATTCTCTCTTCATGGTTTTAGCAATCATGCTTGCAACTGGCACAGTTGGGTTTCTTTCTTCATTCTGGTTTGTCCATTATCTGTTTTCGTCTGTGAAGCTGGATTGA
- the LOC141715193 gene encoding uncharacterized protein LOC141715193 — MESEEWRNRKYIEGTGGNGRCLWEKSGEFQVPFTQFPPMRDGANAKTVHDAIKGQPVSSLMITDQKEWDVELLNDIFEDRDVNLILSIPIGRVEFDSWYWNKEKLGTYTVKSAYAVLQGLECVMSSKKQLCTFWYHAHLQVYAGLLQYKREEVERIVMIMWSLWKNRNNIVWNQKSMEASEVISSANICLNQWKNAQDKSFDNFLGFMTQADGKERWEPPQLGEVKINTDVDAALFEETNSYSFSMIVRDHLGDLIEAYSKCKEGRLDPVMAEAIGAEMP, encoded by the exons ATGGAGAGTGAGGAATGGAGAAACAGAAAATATATAGAGGGGACTGGGGGAAATGGACGGTGTTTGTGGGAAAA GTCAGGAGAATTTCAAGTACCTTTCACTCAGTTTCCGCCAATGCGCGATGGAGCGAATGCAAAA ACAGTTCATGATGCTATAAAGGGTCAACCAGTGTCTTCTTTAATGATTACAGATCAAAAGGAATGGGATGTTGAGTTGCTCAATGATATTTTTGAAGACAGAGATGTTAATCTAATTTTATCAATCCCTATAGGACGAGTTGAGTTTGATTCATGGTATTGGAATAAAGAGAAGTTAGGAACTTACACAGTGAAGAGTGCATATGCAGTGCTACAGGGTCTGGAG TGTGTAATGTCGAGCAAGAAACAGTTATGCACATTCTGGTATCATGCCCATTTGCAAGTGTATGCTGGGTTGCTTCAG TATAAAAGGGAGGAAGTCGAGAGGATAGTCATGATCATGTGGTCCTTGTGGAAAAATAGGAACAACATTGTATGGAATCAAAAGAGTATGGAAGCCTCAGAAGTGATATCATCAGCAAATATATGTCTTAATCAATGGAAGAACGCTCAAGATAAGTCATTTGACAATTTTCTGGGGTTCATGACCCAAGCGGATGGCAAAGAGCGTTGGGAACCACCACAGTTAGGAGAGGTTAAGATCAACACTGATGTTGATGCTGCTCTCTTTGAGGAGACTAATTCTTATAGTTTCTCGATGATTGTTCGTGATCATTTAGGAGATCTGATTGAGGCGTATTCAAAATGTAAGGAAGGAAGATTAGATCCTGTTATGGCAGAAGCTATAGGTGCCGAGATGCCTTGA
- the LOC141715192 gene encoding exocyst complex component EXO70H1-like, whose product MPRKGMGSLLFSSKKSASSILESPSRPSFSDAVLERTLEIAEPIIKKWDADTSDFASVTSLFYENRKEATEFIKWVNNVQKSMHKYVSEHSSYSDNKLVRGQKLMEIAMKRLEKEFYQILSTNRAHLDPESFSSRSSLTSRASTLSSISDFEDDEELRRAGEVIEEVEDVSMNAVTDLKLIADCMISSGYGKECISIYRPLRKSIIDEAIYKLGVDKTISNQIQKMEWNVLEIRVNNWLNAMKVVMETLFIGERNLCDQVFASSEAIREACFSDISREGAQLLFGFPELVAKNRKKSPAKIFRSLDMYTAIATHWKGIESIFTADSSSAVKSQALISLSKLGETVRVELTEFESTIQKDKSKALTFGIHSLTVNVMIYLSTLADYSNVLNDILDYTIQHKASETTSYFNISTFDNSPAPAISRRFTWIIHVLLCKIGAKAKHFKDASLCYIFLANNLQNVVVKVLTSNLKYIVGDEWIINHEAKVEEFAESYERLGWEHVIHHISTARIVSGEDVKEFFRKFTTLFDQAYRKQSTCVVGDNKLREDIQRSISGKISEVYRKLYDTHKLTIETEKSRGNTHIVKYAPDDVDSLLSDLFCGYDGSGESLNFSSGLNSRGPRLWLN is encoded by the coding sequence ATGCCGAGAAAAGGAATGGGAAGTCTTCTGTTCTCTTCGAAGAAATCAGCTTCGTCGATCCTGGAATCTCCTTCCAGGCCGAGCTTCTCAGACGCTGTTTTAGAGCGGACACTCGAGATTGCTGAACCGATCATCAAAAAATGGGACGCGGATACGTCTGATTTTGCTAGTGTTACATCTCTTTTTTACGAGAATCGTAAAGAAGCTACCGAATTCATTAAATGGGTTAACAATGTGCAAAAATCAATGCATAAATACGTGTCCGAACACTCGAGCTACTCGGATAATAAACTTGTTCGCGGCCAGAAGCTAATGGAAATCGCGATGAAACGACTCGAGAAAGAGTTCTATCAAATTCTTTCCACCAACCGAGCTCATTTAGATCCTGAGTCTTTCTCATCCAGGTCTTCCCTCACCTCCCGTGCATCCACACTGTCCAGCATTTCCGATTTTGAGGACGATGAGGAGCTACGTAGAGCAGGCGAAGTCATTGAAGAAGTCGAAGACGTCTCAATGAACGCAGTCACTGATCTGAAATTAATCGCTGATTGTATGATTTCATCAGGCTACGGAAAAGAATGTATCAGCATTTACAGGCCTCTACGCAAATCAATCATCGACGAAGCAATTTATAAGCTCGGAGTCGACAAAACTATTTCCAATCAAATCCAAAAAATGGAATGGAATGTGTTGGAAATTAGGGTGAACAACTGGCTTAACGCAATGAAAGTGGTAATGGAAACATTATTCATCGGAGAACGAAACTTATGTGATCAGGTATTCGCATCATCCGAAGCAATCAGAGAAGCCTGTTTCAGTGATATATCCAGAGAAGGCGCTCAGCTTCTATTCGGATTCCCCGAACTCGTCGCGAAAAATCGAAAAAAATCCCCAGCTAAAATTTTCAGATCACTCGACATGTACACCGCAATCGCCACTCACTGGAAAGGAATTGAGTCAATTTTCACAGCTGACTCGAGCTCAGCTGTAAAATCTCAAGCTCTCATCAGTTTATCTAAACTAGGTGAGACAGTCAGAGTCGAGTTAACCGAGTTCGAGTCGACTATACAAAAAGACAAATCGAAAGCTCTTACTTTCGGTATTCACAGTCTCACTGTTAATGTCATGATTTACCTCTCTACTCTCGCTGATTACAGCAATGTTCTAAACGATATACTCGATTACACAATTCAACACAAAGCTTCTGAAACGACGTCATATTTCAATATCTCGACGTTTGACAATTCTCCGGCACCGGCGATCTCCCGGCGGTTCACGTGGATCATCCACGTGTTGTTATGCAAAATCGGCGCGAAAGCGAAGCATTTCAAAGACGCATCGTTGTGTTACATTTTTCTAGCTAATAATCTTCAAAACGTCGTCGTAAAGGTGCTAACTTCGAATCTGAAGTACATCGTCGGCGATGAGTGGATCATTAATCACGAGGCGAAAGTCGAAGAGTTTGCGGAAAGTTATGAACGGCTGGGATGGGAACATGTCATACATCATATTTCAACGGCCAGGATTGTTTCAGGTGAGGATGTAAAGGAGTTTTTTAGAAAGTTTACGACGTTGTTTGACCAGGCGTACCGTAAGCAGTCAACGTGCGTCGTAGGTGATAATAAGCTCCGTGAAGATATTCAGCGGTCAATATCGGGAAAAATCTCGGAAGTGTATCGGAAGTTGTATGACACGCATAAGTTGACGATTGAAACAGAGAAAAGTAGGGGTAATACTCATATTGTCAAATATGCCCCTGATGACGTGGATAGTCTTTTGTCGGATCTTTTTTGTGGGTATGATGGGTCGGGTGAATCTTTGAATTTTTCATCCGGGTTGAACTCACGGGGTCCAAGACTATGGCTCAACtga